A window of the Virgibacillus pantothenticus genome harbors these coding sequences:
- a CDS encoding GNAT family N-acetyltransferase encodes MRLVKPSLKWEKEHRAYLEEWGPTRMIPSSFELTGHQTYETYLHALAERESGQEKWVPSSSYFLVNDKEKIVAMVDIRHELNDFLFQVGGHIGYGVRPSERSKGYATRILYEALQKCKELQIKQVLVTCTTDNIRSAKAILKNGGREDHPHIDEDGRETRRFWIYNE; translated from the coding sequence ATGCGGTTAGTCAAACCAAGTTTGAAATGGGAGAAGGAGCATCGAGCTTATTTGGAAGAGTGGGGTCCAACGCGAATGATTCCCAGCAGCTTCGAGCTAACAGGCCACCAAACCTATGAAACGTATTTACATGCACTTGCTGAACGAGAGAGTGGACAAGAAAAATGGGTGCCTAGCTCCAGTTATTTTTTAGTAAACGATAAAGAAAAAATAGTTGCTATGGTTGATATTCGACATGAACTTAATGATTTTTTATTCCAAGTGGGAGGGCATATTGGTTATGGCGTCCGACCATCCGAGCGAAGCAAGGGCTATGCAACGAGAATCCTTTATGAGGCGTTACAGAAATGTAAGGAGTTGCAAATCAAACAAGTACTCGTTACCTGTACTACGGATAACATCAGATCAGCAAAAGCGATCCTCAAAAATGGGGGAAGAGAGGATCATCCACATATAGACGAAGATGGTCGGGAGACGAGGAGGTTCTGGATATACAATGAGTAA
- a CDS encoding YaiI/YqxD family protein, whose product MQIYVDADACPVKDQIIKLAREFQIPVTLVQSFSHYSSKTTPEGVKTIYVDSGADAADYRIMKLASQEDVIVTQDYGLASLGLAKGCNVMHHKGFLYTNENIDSLLQTRYLNAMVRKSGKRTKGPKAFSEEDRKLFEARFRSLLQEKTVDPQ is encoded by the coding sequence ATGCAAATATATGTCGATGCTGATGCGTGTCCTGTAAAAGATCAGATTATCAAGTTAGCGAGAGAATTCCAAATTCCCGTAACACTTGTACAAAGCTTTTCCCATTATTCTAGTAAAACTACGCCTGAAGGAGTCAAAACCATTTATGTTGATTCTGGAGCTGATGCTGCCGATTATCGAATAATGAAACTCGCCAGTCAGGAGGACGTTATTGTCACACAAGATTATGGTCTGGCTTCATTAGGACTTGCTAAAGGGTGCAATGTGATGCACCATAAAGGGTTTCTATACACAAACGAAAATATAGATTCCCTTTTACAGACACGTTACTTAAATGCAATGGTAAGGAAAAGCGGAAAGCGAACGAAAGGGCCAAAAGCTTTTTCTGAAGAAGATCGCAAGCTATTTGAAGCTCGTTTTCGTTCACTACTACAAGAAAAAACTGTCGATCCACAATAG
- a CDS encoding acyl-CoA thioesterase: MEKLAMSESKTIQTRLVLPPDTNHLNTIFGGRILAYIDEIGALCAMQHAKSTVVTASIDSVDFLSPARAGDSLTLEAFVTYTGRSSMEIYVKVTARDLINQEERLTTESFLTMVAVNEEGKPIPVPQVYPETEEEKILFESAPFRRENRKLRYTNRNK; the protein is encoded by the coding sequence ATGGAAAAACTAGCAATGAGTGAATCAAAAACTATTCAAACAAGATTGGTTTTGCCACCGGATACGAATCATTTAAATACCATATTTGGTGGGAGAATATTAGCGTATATTGATGAAATTGGCGCACTATGTGCTATGCAGCATGCAAAAAGTACCGTAGTGACAGCATCTATTGATTCCGTTGATTTCTTATCACCTGCAAGAGCAGGAGATTCGTTAACTCTAGAAGCTTTTGTTACTTATACAGGAAGAAGTTCCATGGAGATATATGTGAAAGTAACTGCTCGCGATTTAATTAATCAGGAAGAGCGTTTAACGACAGAGTCCTTTCTCACGATGGTTGCTGTCAATGAGGAAGGAAAACCAATACCAGTACCACAAGTATATCCGGAAACGGAAGAAGAGAAAATTTTATTTGAGTCGGCTCCTTTTCGTAGAGAAAACCGGAAACTGCGTTATACCAATCGAAATAAGTAA
- a CDS encoding HEAT repeat domain-containing protein: MARSRFLYEIGDKTAVEALERAVNDPEFEVRMQAKMALARIKDGEEAKGSIWSQMTKTVKEKEL, encoded by the coding sequence ATGGCGCGCTCGAGATTTTTATACGAAATAGGCGATAAGACAGCCGTGGAAGCATTGGAGAGAGCGGTTAATGACCCTGAATTTGAAGTACGAATGCAAGCGAAAATGGCATTAGCTAGAATCAAAGATGGCGAAGAAGCAAAAGGCTCTATTTGGAGTCAGATGACGAAAACAGTGAAAGAAAAGGAATTATAA
- the treP gene encoding PTS system trehalose-specific EIIBC component, with amino-acid sequence MGNGKQAIYAPLSGNVISLEKVADPTFSQKMMGEGLAIEPSTGKVVAPFSGKVVQLFPTKHAIGLESDTGIELLIHIGLETVSLDGEGFDAFVKQGDRVQKGDTLLIFDMDLIKKKGFNLVTPIIITNSAEWSLSNLTTNTSIQAGDELFTLTQQTQQTQQTKQAESTIQFAEEAKDIVKAIGGANNIQAATHCVTRLRFALKDEDKVDTQALEDLNIVKGSFTANGQFQVVIGQGTVDKVYQAMIEKTGIREASKEEVKAVSGQKQNALQRGVKVLADIFIPILPAIVTAGLLMGINNILANPGIFGRQAVIEMYPQWAGIADMINIIANTALTFLPALIGWSAMKRFGGSELLGIVLGLILVHPALLNAWEYGAALKEGTVPTWNLFGLEVNKIGYQGQVLPVLFASWLLAKIELFLRKRIWDSIQLLVVAPVALLVTGFLTFIIIGPITFTIGNWITDGLVALFDQYAVIGGFVYGALYAPMVITGMHHTFLAVDLQLIGSTGSTFLWPILALSNIAQGAAAFAIMLAAKDDKLKGLAGTSGISAWLGITEPAMFGVNLRFKYPFIAAIIGSSIAGAFITMQKVLATTVGVGGVPGIFSIIPGNWTSFFIGMAIVIVVPFIITYAIALRKRKSLE; translated from the coding sequence ATGGGGAATGGAAAACAAGCGATTTATGCACCCCTTAGCGGAAATGTTATATCATTAGAAAAAGTCGCTGATCCAACCTTTTCACAAAAAATGATGGGAGAAGGTTTAGCTATTGAACCGAGCACAGGGAAAGTTGTCGCTCCTTTTTCCGGTAAAGTAGTTCAACTTTTCCCAACCAAACATGCCATTGGGCTTGAAAGCGATACCGGTATTGAGTTGCTTATTCATATTGGTCTTGAAACAGTTAGTTTGGACGGCGAAGGATTTGATGCCTTTGTAAAACAAGGAGATCGAGTCCAAAAAGGAGACACACTCCTTATCTTTGACATGGATTTGATAAAGAAAAAGGGTTTTAATTTAGTGACTCCTATTATCATCACGAATAGCGCTGAATGGAGCCTTTCAAACCTTACAACAAACACATCCATTCAAGCTGGTGATGAACTGTTTACTTTAACACAGCAAACACAGCAAACACAGCAAACGAAGCAGGCAGAATCCACCATCCAGTTTGCAGAAGAGGCAAAGGACATTGTTAAAGCAATTGGCGGTGCGAATAATATCCAAGCTGCTACACACTGTGTTACAAGACTTCGGTTTGCATTAAAAGATGAAGACAAAGTGGACACTCAAGCGTTGGAAGATTTAAATATAGTAAAAGGTTCATTTACGGCAAATGGTCAATTCCAGGTCGTCATTGGTCAAGGTACGGTTGATAAAGTGTATCAAGCGATGATAGAGAAAACCGGAATTCGGGAAGCCTCTAAGGAGGAAGTGAAGGCAGTTAGCGGGCAGAAACAAAACGCCCTGCAACGAGGGGTTAAAGTGCTTGCCGATATTTTTATTCCTATTTTGCCTGCTATTGTAACAGCAGGTCTCTTAATGGGGATCAATAACATTCTAGCTAATCCGGGCATTTTTGGAAGACAAGCTGTTATTGAAATGTACCCGCAATGGGCCGGTATTGCTGATATGATTAATATAATTGCAAATACAGCACTTACATTTTTACCTGCTTTAATTGGCTGGTCAGCAATGAAACGATTTGGTGGTAGCGAATTATTAGGCATTGTGCTTGGGTTAATCCTTGTACATCCAGCTTTACTCAATGCTTGGGAATATGGTGCAGCTTTAAAAGAAGGAACAGTGCCAACATGGAATTTATTCGGACTAGAAGTAAATAAAATTGGTTATCAAGGTCAAGTATTGCCCGTATTATTTGCATCATGGTTACTAGCAAAAATTGAATTATTCTTACGGAAACGCATATGGGATTCTATTCAATTGCTTGTCGTAGCGCCTGTCGCATTACTCGTAACTGGATTCTTAACGTTTATTATTATTGGACCGATTACCTTTACCATTGGAAATTGGATTACAGATGGGTTAGTAGCATTGTTCGATCAATACGCGGTGATTGGTGGCTTCGTGTATGGAGCTTTGTATGCGCCAATGGTTATTACCGGAATGCATCATACCTTCCTTGCTGTTGATCTACAATTAATCGGCAGCACTGGTTCCACGTTTCTATGGCCGATCCTGGCGTTATCTAATATCGCTCAAGGTGCAGCCGCCTTTGCGATAATGCTTGCAGCAAAAGATGATAAGTTAAAAGGTCTTGCAGGAACCTCTGGAATTTCTGCCTGGCTCGGTATTACAGAACCAGCAATGTTTGGGGTGAACTTACGCTTTAAATATCCATTTATTGCAGCTATTATCGGCTCATCTATTGCCGGAGCGTTTATCACCATGCAAAAGGTATTAGCCACTACGGTCGGTGTAGGAGGTGTTCCAGGAATATTTTCCATCATTCCAGGAAATTGGACTTCCTTTTTTATCGGAATGGCAATTGTTATCGTTGTTCCTTTTATCATTACGTATGCTATAGCTCTACGAAAGCGTAAATCACTCGAATAA
- the treC gene encoding alpha,alpha-phosphotrehalase — protein sequence MNEAWWKQAVVYQIYPKSFQDTTGNGMGDLQGIIHKLDYLKELGVDVIWLTPVYQSPQKDNGYDISDYYAIDPMYGTMNDFEELLAETHQRNMKLIMDLVINHTSTEHAWFKEATKSQNNPYRNFYIWRDPVNGGPPNNWLSKFGGSAWEYHEETGQYYLHLFDKTQADLNWENPQVREELYKMVQFWANKGIDGFRLDVINLISKDQRFPNDEHGDGRRFYTDGPRIHEFLHELNKKVFQPNNMMTVGEMSSTSLEQCILYTKREREELDMTFQFHHLKVDYPNGEKWAVAPFDFIQLKEIINRWQVGMYDGGGWNALFWCNHDQPRIVSRFGNDETYHAESAKMLATTLHMMQGTPYIYQGEELGMKNAGFTSISQYRDVESLNAYNQLKEAGKSETDIIEILQQKSRDNARTPMQWSPAKNAGFTSGTPWIPLAKNYKTINAEKMLTEPNSIFKHYQSLISLRKKYDIITYGDFKIINMNHPSVFAYTRNWQNNRLIVVSNFYSEHTEISIDDLGHKESTLLLSNYPDSPPTSETIPLRPYESIIYYVTTN from the coding sequence ATGAATGAAGCTTGGTGGAAACAAGCTGTCGTTTATCAAATTTATCCAAAAAGTTTTCAGGATACAACCGGTAATGGCATGGGTGATTTACAAGGTATTATCCATAAACTCGATTATTTGAAGGAATTAGGAGTGGATGTAATTTGGCTAACTCCTGTTTATCAATCACCACAAAAGGATAACGGTTATGATATCAGCGACTACTATGCAATCGATCCCATGTACGGAACCATGAATGATTTTGAAGAATTATTAGCAGAAACACATCAGCGTAATATGAAGCTAATTATGGATTTAGTCATTAATCATACTTCTACCGAGCATGCCTGGTTTAAGGAAGCTACTAAATCTCAAAATAATCCATATCGTAATTTTTACATTTGGCGAGATCCAGTAAATGGTGGGCCCCCAAACAATTGGTTATCCAAATTTGGTGGTTCTGCTTGGGAATACCATGAAGAAACAGGTCAATACTATTTACATTTATTTGATAAAACACAAGCTGACCTAAACTGGGAAAATCCGCAAGTTAGAGAAGAGCTATACAAAATGGTCCAATTTTGGGCAAATAAAGGGATTGATGGTTTTCGTCTTGATGTAATCAATTTAATTTCCAAGGACCAACGTTTCCCTAATGATGAACATGGTGATGGCCGAAGATTTTATACGGATGGACCAAGAATTCATGAATTTTTACATGAGCTAAACAAAAAAGTGTTCCAGCCAAATAATATGATGACCGTTGGCGAAATGTCATCTACTTCATTGGAGCAGTGTATTCTTTACACAAAACGCGAGCGTGAAGAATTAGATATGACCTTCCAATTCCATCATTTAAAAGTCGATTACCCCAATGGGGAAAAATGGGCTGTAGCTCCTTTTGACTTTATTCAGTTAAAGGAAATTATCAACAGATGGCAAGTTGGCATGTATGACGGTGGCGGGTGGAATGCCTTGTTTTGGTGTAACCATGACCAACCTAGGATAGTCTCTCGTTTTGGAAATGATGAGACATACCATGCAGAATCAGCTAAAATGCTTGCTACAACACTGCATATGATGCAAGGCACCCCGTATATTTATCAAGGGGAAGAATTAGGTATGAAAAACGCTGGTTTTACCTCCATCAGCCAATACCGAGATGTAGAATCGTTAAATGCGTATAATCAGTTAAAAGAAGCAGGTAAATCAGAAACAGACATCATTGAAATTTTACAACAAAAGTCAAGGGACAATGCTCGTACTCCTATGCAATGGTCACCAGCGAAAAATGCTGGCTTTACTTCTGGTACGCCTTGGATTCCATTAGCAAAAAACTATAAAACCATTAACGCGGAAAAGATGCTAACAGAACCAAACTCGATTTTTAAACATTATCAATCACTTATTTCTTTACGGAAAAAATATGATATCATTACGTATGGAGACTTTAAAATCATCAATATGAACCACCCAAGTGTATTTGCCTATACTCGCAATTGGCAAAATAATAGATTAATCGTCGTAAGTAATTTTTACAGTGAACATACGGAAATTAGCATTGATGATTTAGGTCATAAAGAAAGTACTCTCTTACTGTCTAATTATCCTGATTCACCGCCCACTTCCGAAACAATACCATTGCGTCCTTACGAGTCCATCATTTATTATGTAACAACTAATTAA